A region of Flavobacterium album DNA encodes the following proteins:
- a CDS encoding response regulator translates to MGKKLHVLGIDDHVVVLEGYYSIFKYFETTFDELKFAKAYDCRSGYQVIQQNKDTSFDIAVLDYSIPAYPEMGLYTGEDIALLVRKTMPSCKIVMMTMHKEVDIMGRILEKIKPEGFINKSDCTTSELIDGFRTVLDGSTYFSKTVLNFIARQESEILLEDIDIKIILFLAKGIKNKNLGKYIPLSDSAIEKRKYRIKRLLDVSGGDEELITKARDLGYI, encoded by the coding sequence TTGGGAAAAAAATTGCATGTACTTGGTATTGACGACCATGTTGTGGTCCTCGAAGGGTATTATTCTATATTTAAATATTTTGAAACAACTTTTGATGAGCTAAAATTCGCAAAAGCGTATGATTGCAGGTCGGGTTATCAGGTGATTCAGCAAAACAAAGATACTTCTTTTGACATCGCCGTACTGGACTACAGCATACCTGCTTACCCTGAAATGGGGCTGTATACCGGGGAAGACATTGCGCTATTGGTACGAAAAACCATGCCCTCCTGCAAGATCGTCATGATGACGATGCACAAGGAAGTAGATATCATGGGGCGGATACTCGAAAAGATAAAACCCGAAGGCTTCATCAACAAAAGCGACTGCACGACATCTGAACTGATAGACGGTTTCAGGACAGTGCTTGACGGCAGTACCTATTTTTCTAAAACGGTCTTAAATTTTATTGCGAGGCAGGAAAGCGAAATATTGCTGGAAGACATCGATATAAAAATTATCTTGTTTTTAGCTAAGGGCATTAAGAACAAAAACCTTGGTAAGTACATACCTTTATCGGACAGCGCCATCGAGAAAAGGAAATACCGTATAAAGCGCCTGCTGGATGTATCCGGCGGCGATGAAGAGCTGATCACCAAAGCGCGGGACCTGGGGTATATTTAA
- a CDS encoding SDR family oxidoreductase: protein MQNISILGCGWLGLPLAKKLLNNSFTIKGSTTSENKLEILNNEGITPFHISLHENEVEGDIAGFLANAEILIIDVPPKAKSGEDFAKKIRTLLPYIEQSGTDKILFISSTSVYADDAAVVTEDTSPNPVTDSGKQLVATERLLQENKSFKTTVLRFGGLIGEDRHPVKHLAGRENLPDGDAPVNLVHRDDCIGSILKVIESNAWGETFNVVAPQHPTRKDYYTKKATEAGLPLPGFLEKERGGKIIDSTKIQELTGFTFTAGI from the coding sequence ATGCAGAACATTTCTATACTCGGCTGCGGGTGGCTGGGGCTTCCGTTAGCAAAAAAATTGCTCAATAATTCTTTTACCATTAAAGGATCGACCACATCTGAAAATAAACTGGAAATTTTAAATAATGAAGGGATAACTCCTTTTCATATTTCGTTACACGAAAATGAGGTTGAAGGAGACATTGCCGGTTTTTTGGCTAATGCTGAAATTCTTATTATTGATGTGCCGCCCAAGGCAAAAAGCGGTGAAGATTTTGCGAAAAAGATACGTACGCTCCTTCCGTATATAGAGCAGTCGGGAACAGATAAAATCTTATTTATCAGTTCGACATCGGTTTATGCGGACGATGCAGCTGTTGTCACTGAAGATACTAGTCCGAATCCCGTTACGGATAGCGGGAAACAGTTGGTTGCGACAGAAAGACTTTTGCAGGAAAATAAAAGCTTTAAAACCACAGTGCTCCGTTTTGGGGGATTGATAGGCGAAGACCGGCACCCTGTTAAGCACCTTGCCGGAAGGGAGAACCTGCCCGATGGTGATGCGCCGGTTAACCTCGTGCATCGTGACGACTGCATTGGCAGCATCCTGAAAGTGATTGAAAGCAATGCCTGGGGAGAAACCTTTAATGTTGTTGCGCCACAGCACCCCACCCGGAAGGACTACTACACAAAAAAAGCAACCGAAGCAGGATTGCCGCTGCCCGGGTTTTTAGAAAAAGAGCGTGGAGGTAAAATTATAGACTCAACAAAAATTCAGGAACTAACAGGATTTACATTCACGGCGGGGATTTAA
- a CDS encoding DUF2116 family Zn-ribbon domain-containing protein, with translation MTRTCPECGDAIVGREDKKFCSDGCRNAWNNKINKDSNNFMRNINNKLRKNYRILAELNVEGKTKTTRSKMMAMGFDFTYFTSLLNTKTGNTYFFVYEQGYMPLENDYFILVRKDIS, from the coding sequence ATGACACGCACCTGTCCCGAATGCGGCGATGCCATTGTAGGCCGCGAAGACAAGAAATTCTGCAGCGACGGCTGCCGCAATGCCTGGAATAACAAGATCAATAAGGACAGCAATAATTTTATGCGCAACATCAACAACAAGCTGCGCAAGAACTACCGCATCCTGGCCGAACTGAATGTAGAAGGCAAGACAAAGACCACCCGCTCCAAAATGATGGCAATGGGTTTTGACTTTACCTACTTTACCAGCCTGCTGAACACTAAGACCGGCAATACCTATTTCTTTGTTTACGAACAGGGCTACATGCCGCTGGAGAACGATTATTTCATACTGGTGCGAAAAGATATATCCTGA